A genomic window from Arthrobacter sp. FW305-BF8 includes:
- a CDS encoding PhzF family phenazine biosynthesis protein translates to MPATVNEYPFSQVDVFAPGPRPGNPVAVVHGADGLSDEQMQSFANWTNLSETTFLLKPTQPEADYRLRIFTPASELPFAGHPTLGSAHAWLENGGQPQRPGELVQECGVGLVRISQTAGEQFFEAPPLRRSGPVKPEVLEQAIASLGITPEQVLDSNWVDNGPGWLGIRLASARQVLDLTPDFVAMGKLNVGVIGAYGDGGPTDFEVRGFVPGLAVPEDPVTGSLNAGLAQWLIGSGVAEGGYTVSQGTVLGRDGRLTITTEGSSIWVGGTSRTVIRGSVSL, encoded by the coding sequence ATGCCCGCCACCGTGAACGAGTACCCCTTCTCGCAGGTCGACGTCTTTGCCCCCGGGCCCAGGCCCGGCAACCCGGTGGCCGTCGTCCATGGCGCCGACGGCCTGTCCGACGAGCAGATGCAAAGTTTCGCCAACTGGACCAACCTCTCGGAAACCACCTTCCTGCTGAAGCCGACGCAACCGGAGGCGGACTACCGGCTCCGGATCTTCACCCCGGCATCCGAGCTTCCCTTCGCCGGCCACCCCACGCTCGGCTCCGCGCACGCGTGGCTGGAGAACGGCGGCCAGCCGCAGCGCCCCGGCGAACTCGTGCAGGAATGCGGGGTGGGCCTCGTCAGGATCAGCCAGACGGCCGGCGAACAGTTCTTCGAGGCCCCTCCGCTGCGCCGTTCCGGTCCCGTGAAACCCGAGGTGCTGGAGCAGGCCATCGCCAGCCTGGGCATCACGCCTGAGCAGGTCCTGGACAGCAACTGGGTGGACAACGGCCCGGGCTGGCTCGGCATTCGGCTCGCCTCGGCCCGGCAGGTGCTGGACCTGACGCCGGACTTCGTGGCCATGGGCAAGCTGAACGTCGGCGTCATCGGCGCTTACGGGGACGGCGGCCCAACGGACTTTGAGGTGCGCGGGTTCGTTCCCGGCCTGGCCGTCCCCGAAGATCCGGTCACCGGCAGCCTGAACGCCGGCCTTGCGCAGTGGCTCATCGGGTCAGGTGTGGCGGAGGGCGGCTACACCGTCAGCCAGGGCACCGTCCTGGGCCGCGACGGCCGGCTGACCATCACCACCGAAGGCAGCAGCATCTGGGTGGGCGGCACCAGCCGCACCGTCATCAGGGGCAGCGTCTCCCTGTAA
- a CDS encoding AAA family ATPase → MLIVLTGIDGSGKTTAARSLVAAARAEGSRALLLSNYAGRRRMSLLSARLGIQLPAGLADAAETTMRVFNVLVSTGRAARFEGLVVMDRHLHCQLALREARGLRRGRFLPWLLRTLPAPEIVLHLDVSPDEAHRRILARGTDEESLADLTALRNAYRALPEYADMVKIDAGGPPADVLVGLIDAVDFQDQLKV, encoded by the coding sequence ATGCTCATTGTTCTGACAGGAATCGACGGTTCGGGAAAGACGACGGCGGCCCGTTCCCTGGTGGCGGCGGCCCGCGCGGAAGGCAGCAGGGCACTGCTGCTGAGCAACTATGCAGGCCGGCGGCGCATGTCCTTGCTCAGCGCCAGGCTCGGCATCCAATTGCCTGCCGGGCTTGCCGACGCGGCGGAAACCACCATGCGCGTCTTCAACGTGCTGGTGTCCACGGGCCGGGCAGCCCGCTTCGAGGGGCTGGTTGTTATGGACCGGCACCTCCACTGCCAGCTGGCGCTGCGCGAGGCAAGGGGCCTGCGCCGCGGGCGGTTTCTCCCCTGGCTGCTCCGCACCCTCCCGGCCCCGGAAATAGTCCTCCATCTCGACGTGAGCCCCGACGAGGCGCACCGGCGGATTCTGGCACGCGGCACGGACGAGGAATCCCTGGCCGACCTGACAGCCCTGCGGAACGCCTACCGCGCGCTGCCCGAGTACGCGGACATGGTTAAGATCGACGCCGGCGGCCCGCCTGCGGATGTGCTCGTCGGGCTGATCGATGCCGTGGATTTCCAAGATCAACTCAAGGTTTAG
- a CDS encoding SRPBCC family protein, translated as MSTRVEKRILVNVPVSTAYNQWTQFEDFPHFMGGVKKVTQLSDDRLEWVAEIAGVKRKWEARILEQQPDRKVAWAATEGATNAGSVEFEDVGGGQTSIKLFIDYEPEGIVEKIGDKLHVVEHQAESDLKRFKAFIEDEGYASGAWRGSVNEGGSVGTPGVEHAAGSLGDSGKAGVSGKMAAAAGVAAAAGAAAAVAAGGKDKDADTVYVVDETVTPVVPEYTETTVVTDTTGTPGFAGGTAADTVSGTSAAGAGSALTDETVAHPFDQTNGLIDDEGDSDETAASDTRSAADRAEREDGGPGTLPPLGGTSGQH; from the coding sequence ATGAGCACGAGGGTTGAGAAGCGCATTCTGGTGAACGTGCCGGTCAGCACGGCATACAACCAGTGGACCCAGTTCGAAGACTTCCCGCACTTCATGGGCGGCGTCAAAAAAGTGACCCAACTCAGCGACGACCGCCTCGAATGGGTCGCTGAGATCGCGGGCGTGAAGCGCAAGTGGGAGGCGAGAATCCTCGAGCAGCAGCCGGACCGGAAGGTTGCCTGGGCTGCCACTGAGGGTGCCACCAACGCGGGCTCCGTGGAGTTTGAAGACGTGGGCGGCGGCCAGACCTCCATCAAGCTGTTCATCGACTACGAACCCGAAGGGATCGTAGAGAAGATCGGCGACAAGCTGCACGTCGTGGAACACCAGGCGGAGTCCGACCTCAAGAGGTTCAAGGCATTCATCGAGGACGAAGGCTACGCCAGCGGCGCCTGGCGGGGTTCCGTCAACGAAGGCGGCTCGGTGGGCACCCCGGGCGTTGAGCACGCTGCCGGATCGCTCGGCGACAGCGGCAAGGCCGGCGTCTCCGGCAAGATGGCTGCCGCAGCCGGCGTGGCCGCTGCAGCAGGCGCAGCCGCGGCAGTTGCCGCGGGCGGGAAGGACAAGGACGCCGACACCGTGTATGTCGTCGACGAAACCGTCACCCCTGTGGTGCCGGAGTACACCGAAACCACGGTGGTCACAGACACGACGGGTACCCCGGGCTTCGCCGGAGGAACGGCGGCGGACACTGTTTCGGGCACGTCTGCGGCCGGCGCCGGTTCGGCACTGACGGACGAGACCGTCGCCCATCCCTTCGACCAGACCAACGGCCTGATTGACGACGAAGGCGACTCGGACGAAACCGCGGCAAGCGACACGCGAAGCGCGGCAGACCGGGCCGAACGCGAAGACGGCGGCCCCGGCACCCTCCCGCCCCTTGGCGGTACGTCCGGCCAGCACTAG
- a CDS encoding glycosyltransferase family protein encodes MDRLRIVLYSHDSVGLGHVRRNLALAHALSNQLPVLTGRDVTGILVSGTALAPGFDVPAGWDWIILPAVEKGPAGYQPRNLSVPMQDLVSLRAGLLDSVLGGFLPDLVVVDRHATGIHRELESALRRARAAGSVRTVLGLREILDAPEAAIAEWERVGGAPVVNDLFDAIWVYGDPAVHNPVATGEIPPSVQQLIHFTGYLAAGRPAAPGNLTMPGPYFMTTVGGGSDGHALAALAAEAELPEGVGHLIVAGPQMPAEQLADLRRRAGAGVRIIERLDGMVPHLRGAQAIVSMGGYNTVCEIMSTDVPALIVPRIHSRSEQRIRAASLASAGYMEYREIGTLTPGALSRWLARRLGTKVDRGRALLNGLVRVPHLAAELLQPELIPAVGSVNSASSVSSVREGAAHAAV; translated from the coding sequence ATGGACCGCTTAAGGATTGTTCTTTATTCACACGACTCGGTGGGCCTCGGCCACGTGCGGCGCAACCTCGCGCTGGCCCATGCCCTGAGTAACCAGCTTCCCGTCCTGACCGGCCGCGATGTGACGGGCATCCTCGTTTCCGGCACGGCGCTGGCTCCCGGGTTCGACGTTCCTGCAGGCTGGGACTGGATCATCCTGCCTGCGGTGGAAAAGGGGCCAGCCGGCTACCAGCCCCGCAACCTTAGCGTCCCGATGCAGGACCTGGTCTCGCTTCGCGCAGGCCTGCTCGACTCTGTGCTGGGCGGGTTCCTCCCCGACCTCGTGGTGGTTGACCGCCACGCGACGGGCATCCACCGTGAACTGGAATCAGCCCTGCGCCGCGCGCGCGCAGCCGGGTCCGTCCGCACGGTGCTGGGGCTGCGGGAGATCCTGGATGCCCCTGAAGCGGCCATCGCTGAGTGGGAGAGGGTGGGCGGCGCGCCCGTGGTCAACGACCTGTTTGACGCCATCTGGGTCTACGGCGATCCCGCCGTGCATAACCCCGTTGCCACGGGCGAGATCCCGCCGTCCGTGCAACAACTGATCCACTTCACGGGCTACCTCGCGGCCGGCAGACCGGCGGCTCCGGGAAACCTAACAATGCCGGGTCCCTACTTCATGACGACGGTGGGCGGCGGTTCCGACGGACACGCGCTGGCCGCCTTGGCGGCGGAGGCGGAACTGCCGGAGGGCGTCGGGCACCTGATCGTCGCGGGACCCCAGATGCCGGCAGAGCAGCTCGCAGACCTGCGCCGGCGGGCCGGAGCAGGCGTCAGGATCATCGAGAGGCTTGATGGCATGGTGCCCCACCTGCGCGGTGCCCAGGCCATTGTGTCCATGGGCGGTTACAACACCGTCTGCGAAATCATGAGCACCGACGTTCCCGCCCTGATTGTGCCGCGCATCCACTCGCGGTCCGAGCAGCGGATCAGGGCCGCTTCCCTGGCTTCCGCGGGCTACATGGAATATCGCGAGATCGGCACGCTCACGCCGGGCGCCCTCTCCCGGTGGCTGGCTCGCCGGCTGGGCACGAAGGTGGACCGCGGACGGGCGCTGCTCAACGGGCTGGTCCGCGTGCCGCATCTGGCGGCCGAACTCCTGCAGCCCGAGCTGATCCCCGCCGTCGGCAGCGTCAACAGTGCCAGCAGCGTCAGCAGCGTCAGGGAAGGTGCAGCACATGCTGCAGTCTGA
- a CDS encoding glycosyltransferase — MLQSEPATAYILKMYPRFSETFIVSEILAREAAGDRIEIFSLRPPDDPRFHPELARVKAPVTYIGRPKSAIGVWNVFRAAEAAGLAPAVARLFSELATTESNDAIQAISLAVALKDRNVRHLHVHFASTPTSVARLASAITGIPYSFTAHAVDIFLDSVSQDDLRIKFAQAHHSVTISEYNLRFLRRLFPDATSRLHLVRNGLELDRFPYRDPRPPGATVRVAAVGRLVEKKGFQYLLPAAAELVAQGFPLDLRIAGTGVLAEQLQSTVEQLGLVRSVRLLGPQTQDQVHELLDSADAFIAPCVVASDGNADGMPTVLLEAMAAGVPCISTAVTGIPEAVRNGRTGILTRPGQPHLLAQAIRRISSPATDRVAMARNARALIEKDYDVRRQAVALRALSLDARKVA; from the coding sequence ATGCTGCAGTCTGAACCGGCCACTGCCTACATCCTCAAGATGTACCCGCGGTTCTCCGAGACGTTCATCGTCTCGGAGATTCTGGCACGCGAGGCAGCCGGGGACAGGATCGAGATCTTCTCCCTGCGCCCGCCCGACGATCCGCGGTTCCATCCCGAACTCGCCCGCGTCAAAGCTCCCGTGACATATATCGGCCGGCCGAAAAGTGCCATCGGCGTGTGGAATGTATTCCGCGCGGCCGAGGCCGCCGGTCTGGCCCCCGCCGTCGCCCGGCTTTTCTCGGAACTGGCCACCACCGAATCGAATGATGCCATCCAGGCCATCAGCCTCGCCGTCGCCCTGAAGGACCGCAACGTCCGGCACCTGCACGTCCACTTTGCGTCCACCCCCACCAGCGTGGCCAGGCTGGCCTCGGCCATCACCGGCATCCCCTATTCCTTCACGGCGCATGCTGTGGACATCTTCCTGGACTCCGTCAGCCAGGACGATCTGCGGATCAAGTTCGCCCAGGCCCACCATTCCGTGACGATCAGCGAGTACAACCTGCGCTTTCTGCGCCGCCTCTTCCCGGACGCCACCTCCCGCCTCCACCTGGTGCGGAACGGCCTGGAGCTGGACCGGTTCCCCTACCGGGATCCTCGCCCGCCAGGGGCGACTGTCCGGGTGGCCGCCGTCGGCCGGCTGGTGGAAAAGAAAGGGTTCCAGTACTTGCTGCCAGCCGCAGCGGAGCTGGTGGCCCAGGGATTTCCGTTGGACCTGCGGATCGCCGGCACGGGGGTGCTGGCCGAACAGCTGCAGTCCACGGTGGAACAGCTCGGGCTGGTGCGGAGTGTGCGGTTGCTGGGCCCGCAGACGCAGGACCAGGTCCACGAATTGCTGGATTCGGCCGATGCCTTCATCGCACCCTGCGTGGTGGCGTCCGACGGCAACGCGGACGGCATGCCCACAGTCCTGCTCGAGGCCATGGCCGCCGGTGTTCCGTGCATCTCCACGGCCGTCACCGGCATCCCCGAGGCGGTACGCAACGGGCGCACCGGGATACTGACCCGGCCCGGACAGCCCCATCTGCTGGCCCAGGCGATCCGCCGCATCAGCTCGCCCGCCACCGACCGGGTTGCGATGGCCCGCAACGCCCGGGCGCTGATCGAAAAGGACTACGACGTGCGGCGGCAGGCGGTTGCGCTCCGGGCCCTGTCGCTGGACGCAAGGAAGGTGGCCTGA
- a CDS encoding glycosyltransferase family 4 protein yields MRVAYVCADPGVPVFGTKGSSVHLQEIARAWRRAGAEVTVYCTRAGAGRPPDLADLAVVELPPRPADGEERERAIDEAAAGLADAVIRDGCDVVYERYSLFSVALASVADALGAPAVLEANAPLIEEQQRYRQLFDVRLADAALRRNALAADVVACVSEPVAQWVERRVPSARTLLAPNGVNTERVRARPRGRRHPGHLTVGFVGTLKPWHGVPGLLTAVAMANEDSANGALAGAGCRWTVKIIGDGPGRQDLQRAAAGLGVEAEFTGAVPPDDVPGLLHQCDAAAAPYPRPVPGRDDYFSPLKVYEYLAAGMPVVATAVGQIPSIVEDGRTGLLVPPGDASAFAAALRRLAADAALRERLGTQARAAAVGLYSWDGVLSRITAALPITQEVA; encoded by the coding sequence ATGCGCGTCGCCTACGTCTGCGCCGACCCCGGAGTTCCCGTTTTCGGCACCAAGGGATCCTCCGTCCATCTGCAGGAGATCGCGCGGGCCTGGCGCCGGGCCGGAGCCGAGGTCACGGTCTACTGCACCCGCGCTGGAGCCGGCCGGCCTCCCGATCTGGCCGATCTCGCCGTCGTTGAACTTCCTCCCCGCCCTGCCGACGGGGAAGAGCGCGAGCGTGCCATCGATGAGGCCGCGGCGGGTCTGGCCGATGCCGTGATCCGCGACGGCTGCGACGTGGTCTATGAGCGCTACTCGCTGTTCAGCGTAGCCCTGGCCTCGGTGGCGGACGCGCTTGGTGCCCCCGCGGTCCTCGAAGCCAACGCGCCGCTGATCGAGGAGCAGCAGCGGTACCGGCAACTCTTCGACGTCCGCCTCGCTGATGCCGCGCTGCGCCGCAACGCGCTGGCCGCTGACGTGGTGGCCTGCGTCTCGGAGCCCGTGGCGCAGTGGGTGGAGCGCAGGGTTCCCAGCGCCAGGACGCTGCTGGCACCCAATGGCGTGAACACCGAACGGGTACGGGCCCGGCCGCGCGGCCGCCGGCATCCCGGCCACCTCACCGTGGGATTTGTGGGAACGCTGAAGCCGTGGCACGGAGTCCCGGGCTTGCTCACAGCGGTGGCGATGGCAAACGAGGATTCCGCCAACGGAGCCCTGGCGGGCGCCGGCTGCAGATGGACTGTAAAAATCATTGGCGACGGACCCGGCAGGCAGGACCTGCAACGGGCGGCAGCTGGACTGGGCGTGGAGGCCGAGTTCACGGGAGCGGTGCCCCCGGATGACGTGCCCGGGCTGCTGCACCAGTGTGATGCCGCGGCCGCACCGTACCCGCGGCCCGTCCCCGGCCGGGACGACTACTTTTCGCCGCTGAAGGTCTACGAGTACCTCGCCGCCGGCATGCCGGTCGTGGCCACGGCAGTGGGCCAGATACCGTCCATTGTGGAGGACGGACGCACCGGACTGCTCGTCCCGCCCGGTGACGCGTCGGCTTTCGCCGCGGCGCTGCGGCGCCTGGCTGCGGACGCCGCGCTCCGCGAGCGCCTGGGCACCCAGGCGAGGGCCGCCGCCGTCGGGCTCTACAGCTGGGACGGCGTGCTGTCCCGGATTACCGCTGCGCTGCCCATCACCCAAGAGGTGGCATGA
- a CDS encoding ABC transporter ATP-binding protein, with the protein MSATPSRASPARSSRRARRARPARPESGLRRTLRCVRPHLQGHRWLMAGGFSALAFDVIFRLVEPWPVKMVVDAVSRALGATLHKPGPSMDANVQTLILCGAAVVAISIGRAIANYWSAICFALVGSRVASDLRARAFRHVQSLSMRHHTRASTGDTVQRLVGDVSRLQEVAVTAGLPLLGNTITLVLMTGILLWLDPLLSLVVFLAGGVFALLSRASSGPITAAAGSSRKGEGHLATTAAQTLGAIREVQAYGLEDTISSGFRKSNQATLGTGVAALRLAAGLERRTDVLIGIATAVVLAGGGWRVLEHAITPGDLVVFLMYLKTGMKPLKDLAKQTGRIARATASGERVADLLEAQTDLPEAPHARPLRSAAPDIVLDNVFAGHGDGTVLHGITLTIPAGEHLAILGPSGAGKSTLASLILRMIDPSTGCVRIGGEDLRDLRIASVRSHVSILLQDSVLFGTSVRDNIRFGRLDATDQDIEKAAALAQADGFVRALPNGYDTVLGEAAKDLSGGQRQRIAIARAILREAPIVILDEATAGLDPVSRNSVLQALAALTRGRTSITITHDAHSARSCDRVVWLEHGRIVEAGRPEDLVRDSGTRFAHWMADQDPGVHHPPREAGMAAGPNPGELRQEVP; encoded by the coding sequence ATGAGCGCGACCCCCTCCCGGGCAAGCCCCGCCCGCTCCTCGCGCCGGGCCAGGCGTGCTCGCCCCGCCAGGCCGGAATCCGGGCTCCGCCGCACGCTGCGCTGTGTGCGCCCGCACTTGCAGGGCCACCGGTGGCTGATGGCGGGCGGCTTCTCCGCCCTGGCGTTCGACGTCATCTTCCGCTTAGTGGAGCCATGGCCGGTGAAGATGGTGGTGGACGCCGTCTCCCGCGCCCTGGGCGCCACCCTGCACAAGCCCGGGCCTTCCATGGACGCCAACGTGCAGACACTCATCCTGTGTGGGGCGGCGGTGGTGGCCATCAGCATTGGACGCGCCATTGCCAACTACTGGTCGGCCATCTGCTTCGCACTGGTCGGGTCCAGGGTGGCATCCGATCTGCGGGCGAGGGCCTTCCGCCATGTGCAAAGCCTCTCCATGCGCCACCACACGCGCGCCTCCACCGGCGACACGGTCCAGCGGCTCGTCGGGGACGTGTCCCGGCTGCAGGAGGTCGCGGTCACCGCCGGCCTGCCTCTGCTGGGCAACACCATCACCCTGGTTCTGATGACCGGCATCCTGCTGTGGCTCGACCCGCTGCTCTCCCTGGTGGTGTTCCTGGCCGGCGGGGTGTTCGCGCTGCTTTCCCGCGCCAGCTCGGGCCCCATCACCGCGGCCGCCGGCAGCTCCCGCAAAGGCGAAGGACACCTCGCCACCACGGCGGCGCAAACTCTCGGCGCGATCCGTGAAGTCCAGGCCTATGGGCTGGAGGACACCATCAGCTCCGGCTTCCGCAAGAGCAACCAGGCCACCCTCGGAACCGGCGTCGCCGCGCTGCGGCTGGCGGCCGGTTTGGAGCGGCGCACCGACGTGCTGATCGGGATTGCGACGGCGGTGGTCCTGGCCGGTGGCGGCTGGCGCGTCCTAGAGCACGCGATCACCCCCGGCGACCTCGTGGTGTTCCTGATGTACCTCAAAACCGGAATGAAGCCGCTGAAGGACCTGGCCAAACAGACCGGCCGGATCGCGCGCGCCACCGCCTCCGGCGAGCGCGTCGCGGACCTCCTCGAGGCCCAGACGGACCTGCCTGAGGCCCCCCACGCCCGCCCCCTGCGCAGCGCCGCCCCGGACATCGTCCTGGACAACGTCTTCGCCGGGCACGGCGACGGGACGGTGCTGCACGGCATCACCCTGACCATCCCGGCCGGCGAACACCTCGCCATCCTGGGCCCCTCCGGCGCCGGCAAGTCCACGCTGGCCAGCCTGATCCTGCGCATGATCGACCCCAGCACCGGATGCGTCCGGATCGGCGGCGAAGACCTGCGCGATCTCAGGATCGCCTCCGTCCGCTCGCACGTGTCCATCCTGCTGCAGGACTCGGTGCTCTTCGGTACCTCCGTGCGGGACAACATCCGCTTCGGCCGGCTCGACGCCACAGACCAGGACATCGAGAAGGCCGCCGCCCTGGCCCAGGCAGACGGATTCGTGCGCGCCCTGCCCAACGGCTACGACACCGTCCTGGGCGAGGCGGCAAAGGACCTCTCCGGCGGCCAGCGGCAACGGATTGCCATCGCCCGCGCCATCCTCCGCGAAGCGCCCATCGTCATTCTGGACGAGGCCACGGCAGGCCTCGATCCCGTGTCGCGGAACTCCGTCCTGCAGGCCCTCGCCGCCCTCACCCGGGGGCGCACCTCCATCACCATCACCCACGATGCGCACTCCGCGCGGTCCTGCGACCGCGTCGTCTGGCTAGAACACGGCCGCATCGTCGAAGCCGGGCGGCCCGAAGACCTGGTTCGGGATTCCGGCACCCGGTTCGCCCACTGGATGGCGGACCAGGACCCCGGCGTGCACCACCCGCCTCGCGAAGCCGGCATGGCGGCCGGCCCTAACCCCGGCGAACTCAGGCAGGAGGTGCCGTGA
- a CDS encoding aminoglycoside phosphotransferase family protein, protein MTASSSGFSGPDRSLASRDAALPALSWLLDNSRLSELLGETVRVTRVRYKPGTSLLVAFRRIRNGSFDYGWAYTLAAPTAKLLRRESTSRSRGGNMRVLRPDPGQQDTLVAVGGVEDDWALYKNLLWLRKHGAERLGISNRPGGTLLAGSSVLRYKPERRLVLSARQGSTAVVIKAAAKPATAGQQTHFLDRLRLHGVPLLPQLGDAECLDHGISACVAWGGGDLAGLDDDASAFAAGEALATLHGVADARLQDGAGSWPAGISTQLQATRNMVSSLLPALEEPARRIEAELSALLLNGQPGHVLVHGDFSPDQVLVGGSEVRLIDFDRAHAGTAEADLGSFAAAEETVLPAAGGAPGGNRPARGASAGGPKTAGLVDGYLQAGGRFTQSGVDAWAAFRLFNSSVDPFRDRSPEWAADMSWHLSRARALIP, encoded by the coding sequence GTGACCGCCTCATCATCCGGTTTCAGCGGCCCGGACCGTTCCCTGGCCAGCCGCGACGCGGCGCTGCCTGCCCTTTCCTGGCTGCTGGACAACAGCCGCTTGTCCGAACTGCTCGGCGAGACCGTCCGTGTCACGCGCGTCCGCTACAAGCCCGGCACTTCCCTGCTGGTGGCTTTCCGCAGGATCCGCAACGGCAGCTTCGACTACGGCTGGGCGTATACGCTGGCCGCGCCCACCGCCAAGCTGCTCCGGCGCGAAAGCACGTCACGGTCCCGCGGCGGGAACATGCGCGTCCTCCGGCCGGACCCCGGGCAACAGGACACGCTGGTGGCGGTAGGCGGAGTGGAGGACGACTGGGCCCTGTACAAGAACCTCCTGTGGCTGCGCAAGCACGGCGCCGAACGGCTGGGCATCTCCAACAGACCGGGCGGGACTCTGCTCGCGGGCAGCAGCGTGCTGCGGTACAAGCCGGAACGGCGGCTGGTGCTGTCCGCGCGCCAGGGGAGCACCGCCGTCGTAATTAAGGCCGCGGCGAAACCTGCCACCGCCGGACAGCAGACCCACTTCCTGGATCGCCTCCGTCTGCACGGGGTCCCGCTCCTCCCCCAGCTGGGCGACGCGGAGTGCCTGGACCACGGAATCAGCGCGTGCGTCGCCTGGGGCGGCGGTGACCTCGCGGGGCTCGACGACGACGCCAGCGCCTTCGCTGCCGGGGAAGCCCTGGCCACGCTGCACGGCGTTGCTGATGCGCGCCTCCAGGACGGTGCGGGGAGTTGGCCGGCGGGGATCAGCACGCAGCTGCAGGCCACCCGCAACATGGTTTCCTCCCTCCTGCCTGCACTGGAGGAACCGGCAAGGCGCATCGAAGCCGAACTTAGTGCATTGCTGCTTAACGGCCAGCCCGGCCACGTGCTGGTGCACGGCGACTTCTCGCCCGATCAGGTGCTGGTGGGGGGTTCGGAGGTGCGCCTTATTGACTTCGACCGGGCGCACGCCGGGACGGCCGAGGCCGACCTGGGATCGTTCGCCGCGGCGGAAGAGACGGTTCTGCCTGCGGCCGGCGGCGCTCCTGGTGGAAATAGACCTGCCCGCGGTGCATCTGCCGGCGGCCCCAAAACCGCCGGTCTTGTGGACGGCTACCTCCAGGCGGGCGGGCGCTTCACTCAATCCGGGGTGGATGCCTGGGCGGCCTTCCGGCTCTTCAACAGCAGCGTTGACCCCTTCCGCGACCGGTCCCCGGAATGGGCAGCAGACATGTCATGGCATCTCAGCAGGGCAAGGGCGCTGATCCCATGA
- a CDS encoding phosphotransferase translates to MASQQGKGADPMNWHPPVPRRVTDAAGGVWSVQRAWPEMAAGRYVLEVRKPGWPGVLAGRFAEGRFDPVTVTDRRLPALAAESAKGEVVVHRAHRRAVLRTPAGYVKVLPPGWAPTAAASHTIAAAPLAAAGFNTPRLITAGRDVLVFSAVPGRSFYELGQDRTGITDAFYAAKWAEWQRAWTETVASASSPAFRTDLERLPLHDAEEEAVSMRRWIDHWLHHSEGIAEAAKARAALMVQADAVTAGLLAQPRDPLGWAHGDLHEKQMLGTDHPGAPGLLDFDESCRAEAALDLANLDVHVELRWRQHLLSTGRYIIAHASIMSAAERLDVSPGRLDAYCASARLRLACLYSFRPIWGPRPASYPTSLVAAHPEQTRFGT, encoded by the coding sequence ATGGCATCTCAGCAGGGCAAGGGCGCTGATCCCATGAACTGGCATCCTCCTGTCCCCCGCCGCGTGACCGACGCCGCAGGCGGCGTCTGGTCCGTCCAGCGTGCATGGCCCGAAATGGCGGCAGGCCGCTATGTCCTTGAGGTCCGCAAACCGGGCTGGCCGGGTGTCCTGGCGGGACGCTTCGCCGAGGGCCGGTTCGACCCGGTCACGGTGACTGACCGCCGCCTGCCCGCCCTCGCCGCAGAGTCAGCCAAAGGCGAAGTCGTGGTTCACCGTGCCCACAGGCGCGCCGTGCTGCGCACCCCAGCCGGCTACGTCAAGGTGCTTCCGCCGGGGTGGGCGCCAACTGCGGCTGCCAGTCACACTATTGCCGCCGCTCCCTTGGCCGCGGCCGGGTTTAACACGCCCCGACTCATTACCGCAGGGCGGGACGTCCTGGTCTTCAGTGCCGTCCCCGGCCGCTCCTTCTACGAGCTCGGCCAAGACAGGACCGGAATCACGGACGCGTTCTATGCCGCCAAGTGGGCCGAGTGGCAGCGGGCGTGGACTGAGACCGTGGCCAGCGCGAGCAGTCCGGCATTCCGGACGGACTTGGAGCGGCTTCCGCTGCACGATGCGGAGGAAGAAGCCGTCAGCATGCGGCGGTGGATCGACCACTGGCTGCACCACAGCGAGGGCATTGCCGAAGCCGCCAAGGCACGCGCTGCCCTGATGGTGCAGGCGGATGCAGTCACAGCGGGCCTCCTCGCCCAACCCCGGGACCCCCTGGGTTGGGCTCATGGAGACCTGCACGAGAAGCAAATGCTCGGCACAGACCACCCGGGCGCCCCGGGCCTGCTGGATTTCGACGAGTCCTGCCGGGCCGAGGCTGCCCTGGACCTGGCCAACTTGGACGTGCACGTGGAACTCAGGTGGCGGCAACACCTGCTCAGCACCGGCCGGTACATCATCGCCCACGCCAGCATCATGTCCGCGGCCGAACGCCTAGATGTCAGCCCCGGCAGGCTTGACGCCTATTGCGCGTCAGCACGCCTACGGCTGGCCTGCCTGTACTCGTTCCGCCCGATATGGGGACCGCGGCCAGCTTCGTATCCGACGTCCCTGGTTGCGGCTCATCCGGAACAGACACGGTTTGGAACCTGA